A portion of the Osmia lignaria lignaria isolate PbOS001 chromosome 15, iyOsmLign1, whole genome shotgun sequence genome contains these proteins:
- the LOC117608227 gene encoding putative E3 ubiquitin-protein ligase makorin-1 isoform X1, whose product MADNWTQSVVCRYFKNGICREGNNCRYRHTQEIGNDGSTNETVISSVPPFSSVCRFFKHGVCKFGNQCHFRHNPETIDNNLVNANSIESSSPGQQTSNTSTSTTIKNVKESAHAAEEWVKAPEFVPSSVAGSSSANENSDTLETSASSSLPLSYAQAVNPSGQASSPSLEPLCPYAEATGICRKRNCTYLHGDICELCNRAALHPNNEELRKKHTNACVKQHEVDMELSFAIQRSKDKSCGVCFEIIMEKTSGEQRFGILPNCNHCFCLSCIRKWRQAKQFDNKIIRACPECRVTSDFVCPSMYWVDTKEEKEKLITDYKCALSTKDCKYFNKGRGKCPFGNKCFYLHALPDGTKTDVGPPVRQRRNADANIDILHQLILWDFFEERDSRWVYSVDFEDIIPFSSDSEESEWSEYEV is encoded by the exons ATGGCCGACAATTGGACACAGAGCGTTGTTTGCCG cTATTTCAAAAATGGTATATGCCGTGAAGGGAATAATTGCAGATATCGTCATACTCAAGAAATTGGGAACGATGGAAGTACCAATGAAACAGTAATTTCTTCTGTCCCACCTTTTAGCAGTGTTTGTCGCTTTTTTAAACATGGCGTTTGTAAATTTGGGAATCAGTGCCATTTTCGTCATAATCCTGAAACTATTGATAATAATTTGGTGAATGCAAATTCAATAGAAAGTTCTTCACCTGGGCAACAGACTTCAAATACTTCAACTTCGACAACAATAAAGAATGT TAAAGAAAGTGCTCATGCAGCTGAAGAATGGGTAAAAGCCCCAGAATTTGTGCCTTCATCTGTAGCTGGTTCATCCTCAGCAAACGAAAATTCTGATACTTTAGAAACATCAGCAAGTTCTTCACTGCCATTATCTTATGCTCAAGCTGTAAATCCATCTGGTCAGGCATCCAGTCCATCTTTAGAACCTCTATGTCCCTATGCAGAAGCAACTGGaatttgtaggaaacgtaattgtacCTACTTACATGGTGATATTTGTGAACTGTGCAATCGAGCTGCACTTCATCCAAATAATGAAGAACTTAGAAAGAAACATACAAAT GCATGTGTTAAACAGCACGAGGTAGATATGGAGCTCTCCTTTGCTATTCAGCGTAGCAAAGACAAGTCTTGTGGAGTTTGCTTTGAAATTATAATGGAAAAGACATCTGGAGAACAGAGATTCGGAATTTTACCAAATTGTAATCATTGTTTTTGTTTAAGTTGTATTAGAAAATGGAGACAAGCTAAACAATTTGACAATAAAATTATAAGAGCCTGTCCAGAATGTCGCGTCACCTCTGACTTTGTATGTCCAAGTATGTACTGGGTAgatacaaaagaagaaaaagaaaaattaataacggATTACAAATGTGCACTGAG CACCAAAGATTGTAAGTATTTCAATAAAGGACGTGGTAAATGTCCATTTGGCAATAAGTGCTTTTATCTCCATGCACTTCCCGATGGCACTAAAACAGACGTTGGTCCACCTGTTCGTCAACGACGCAATGCCGATGCAAACATCGATATTTTACAT CAATTAATCTTGTGGGACTTTTTTGAAGAGAGAGACAGTCGCTGGGTATACAGTGTAGATTTTGAAGATATTATTCCCTTTTCATCAGATTCAGAGGAGTCAGAATGGTCTGAATATGAAGTTTAG
- the woc gene encoding zinc finger protein without children: MDSEIDIELSSDQTQKVSHIDDEKENESSIDRSNDINTSIDEVQQGSSVLNANKETVDENEMNEKVINESDEKHKKKSDKSSENAEVSNVVSCQENISKEGNSQVNPLTVQESNITDTDCNDTQSPTLAESTTKTVSQEESREITSVASITLKVNTDSLSGNTNTTECAEIQLKDTPEEMANKILKVVSVDDASNLNSEKEVNDNVSEGNNDNLNTKKTDSDEILEDCDRIETKKNTIEPENTEFVQFSQEKHGDVQIENQSMDAEDPFGGDNLAAENVEPMDTDDLNVTDVEFSKLCSQTDNLQDIVNSKENSFSNNKKDNKEDKDKDTSDTVKNADKNRNESAVEVEQNENVSVEVAGSTKECNDKTKKILDEITPMDTEEQSEVLPGQDDELCIIPDSMKVIIPGQKEKSNSNNTESLHEGSHELNEDKRSGQNSESQIDINKGLQQNLKESNIVNENNAKDTEEKIQKEKDSHTKVTASNADVINIDEESKNSEIEEITTKEICKQCNEERSCKIKVKIGFDTYNVCSKSCKALFKAANNRAMDIPSDGVNSKREKRCANCLLIVESNDERNLSWETMEFCNEECLGKFQTKYGSYCRNCNGSVQAVSLGKYCVRFGYDVRQFCCSTCLEEFKKGLKVCSFCQKDISSSTEGFLAPVGDRGQFKDFCTQECMEKYSKMSSVEPPVLEKKCCSVCEEEKVVHCEVQIDRSEPVAICSEPCFAAFKFVKKVDPDQCSTCKKFFELPNKKSSVVFYENEAHMFCSKTCLNIFIITNRKIVPCNWCKVKKYNFDMIKKELKTGQVMMMCSLNCLTLYQVSINAVSAKRINCDFCREYSQAQYHLTMSDATIRNFCSYHCVMNFQAQYTKSPITIPAGDDPVPTGMPKRTLPQRNTSSNSQKTNDMQNKKNMPVISSVTSLAAIGNGQSSPTTQQNNVNSMVVPSVTINQTQTPQVIYKQHIITRPPSPIQIHNKTTQCKPVVHTKGVSVRPRPCTKATQTDGIQQAVVPIPVPIYVPYPVHMFSMPFPVPMPFPLPIPVPIFIPTTRNSAKGIFKDIKRIQEKIPADPFEAELLMMAEMVATEKKTNESDSDSADDRDEDNGDRDNSHSGGFSPEGVDSSNTFGDDMLQMALKMATGELDEPAVDLEAALTPNTITATQTPTQTDAAMENDVQSERLIISSRGRKRMVPYKPRSTPNKRGRRVSGANDIPLMPPPEAQPPPQPRIIEPIEKPDANMALKYTFGVNAWRQWVVTKNAELEKQSTPMRKMKLFKTDLLQLTADELNYSLCLFVKEVRKPNGAEYAPDTIYYLCLGIQQYLFENNRIDNIFTDSYYEKFTDCLNEVAKKFSVLYNDAQYIVTRVEEEHLWECKQLGAHSPHVLLSTLMFFNTKHFNLVTVEEHMQLSFSHIMKHWKRNPAAQPAATTGKVPGSRNVLLRFYPPQSALEGNSRKKKVYEQQENEENPLRCPVKLYEFYLSKCPESVKTRNDVFYLLPERSCVPDSPVWYSTSPLAKEHLIKMLYRIKMVKEINVALLTS; the protein is encoded by the exons ATGGATTCTGAAATTGATATAGAATTATCAAGTGATCAAACTCAGAAGGTTTCACACATAGACgatgagaaagaaaatgaaagttcAATTGATCGTAGTAATGACATAAATACTAGTATAGATGAAGTACAGCAAGGATCGTCGGTTCTTAATGCAAATAAAGAAACTGtggatgaaaatgaaatgaatgaaaaagtaattaatgaaTCAGATGAAAAGCATAAAAAAAAGTCTGACAAAAGTTCAGAAAATGCAGAAGTGTCAAATGTTGTGTCTTgtcaagaaaatatttcaaaagaagGTAATTCACAAGTGAATCCATTAACTGTCCAAGAAAGTAATATAACAGATACAGATTGTAATGATACACAGTCACCAACTTTGGCTGAAAGTACTACAAAAACTGTTTCACAGGAAGAAAGTAGAGAAATAACATCAGTGGCATCCATCACATTAAAAGTTAATACAGACAGTTTGTCAGGTAATACAAATACCACAGAATGTGCAGAAATTCAGTTAAAGGATACACCAGAGGAAAtggcaaataaaattttaaaagttgTCAGTGTAGATGATGCAAGTAATTTAAACTCAGAAAAAGAAGTTAACGATAATGTGTCAGAAGGTAATAACGATAATTTAAATACTAAAAAGACTGATTCAGATGAAATATTAGAAGATTGTGATAGGATTGAGACAAAGAAAAATACTATTGAACCAGAAAATACAGAGTTTGTACAATTTTCCCAAGAAAAGCATGGAGATGTACAAATTGAAAATCAATCCATGGATGCTGAAGATCCTTTTGGAGGAGATAATCTTGCTGCGGAAAATGTTGAACCAATGGACACAGATGATCTTAATGTAACTGATgtagaattttctaaattatgtaGTCAAACAGATAATCTGCAAGATATTGTAAATAGCAAAGAAAACAGTTTTAGTAATAATAAGAAGGATAATAAGgaagataaagataaagatacTTCAGATACAGTAAAAAATGCTGATAAAAATCGGAACGAAAGTGCAGTTGAGGTAgaacaaaatgaaaatgtaagCGTAGAAGTTGCAGGTTCAACTAAAGAATGTAAtgataaaacaaagaaaattctTGATGAAATAACACCGATGGACACAGAAGAACAATCGGAAGTCTTACCGGGACAAGATGACGAATTGTGTATTATTCCAGATAGTATGAAAGTAATAATTCCTGGCCAAAAAGAAAAGTCAAACTCTAATAATACAGAATCTTTACATGAAGGTAGTCATGAGCTTAATGAAGATAAACGAAGCGGTCAAAATAGTGAATCACAAATTGATATAAACAAAGGCTTAcaacaaaatttaaaagaatcaaatattgtaaatgaaaataatgcaaaagatacagaagaaaagatacaaaaagaaaaagattcacATACTAAGGTTACAGCTTCAAATGCAGATGTTATTAATATTGACGAAGAgtcgaaaaattctgaaattgaagaaatcacAACTAAAGAAATTTGTAAACAATGCAACGAAGAAAGATCGTGTAAGATTAAAGTAAAAATTGGTTTTGAtacctacaatgtatgttcaaAATCTTGTAAAGCATTATTCAAAGCAGCTAATAATAGAGCTATGGATATACCCAGTGATGGAGTTAATTCTAAAAGAGAGAAACGTTGTGCAAACTGTTTACTAATTGTTGAATCTAACGATGAACGTAATCTTTCCTGGGAAACAATGGAATTCTGTAATGAGGAATGTCTAGGCaaatttcaaacgaaatatGGTAGTTATTGTAGAAATTGTAATGGTTCAGTACAAGCAGTAAGTTTAGGCAAATATTGCGTACGATTTGGGTATGATGTTAGGCAGTTTTGTTGTTCAACATGTTTAGAAGAATTCAAGAAAGGACTAAAAGTATGTAGTTTTTGTCAAAAAGATATAAGTTCTAGCACAGAAGGTTTTCTCGCACCAGTTGGCGATAGAGGACAATTTAAAGATTTCTGTACTCAAGAATGCATGGAAAAGTATTCAAAAATGAGCTCTGTTGAACCTCCAGTTCTGGAAAAAAAATGTTGCAGTGTTTGTGAAGAA GAAAAAGTCGTACATTGCGAGGTTCAAATAGATAGATCCGAGCCGGTAGCTATTTGCAGTGAACCATGTTTTGCAGCATTCAAGTTTGTCAAAAAAGTTGATCCTGACCAATGTTCTACATGCAAAAAGTTTTTTGAATTACCTAACAAAAAAAGTTCTGTTgtattttatgaaaatgaagCTCATATGTTCTGTTCTAAAACTTGTTTGAACATATTTATTATTACGAATAGAAAAATCGTTCCATGTAATTGGTgcaaagtaaaaaaatataattttgacaTGATCAAGAAAGAATTGAAAACAGGTCAGGTGATGATGATGTGCAGTTTAAACTGTTTAACGCTATATCAG GTTTCTATCAATGCAGTTTCGGCGAAGCGAATAAATTGtgacttttgtagagaatattcACAAGCTCAGTATCATTTAACCATGTCAGATGCAACGATACGGAATTTTTGTTCTTACCATTGTGTAATGAATTTTCAAGCTCAGTACACTAAATCCCCTATTACTATACCGGCAGGTGATGATCCTGTACCCACCGGTATGCCTAAAAGAACGTTACCACAGAGAAACACGAGTTCTAACAGTCAAAAAACTAACgatatgcaaaataaaaaaaacatgcCAGTAATTTCCTCTGTTACAAGTTTAGCTGCAATAGGAAATGGACAATCTAGTCCAACAACTcaacaaaataatgtaaatagtaTGGTGGTACCTTCGGTTACTATCAATCAAACTCAAACGCCTCAAGTTATTTATAAACAACACATTATAACAAGACCGCCAAGTCCGATTCAAATTCACAATAAAACAACACAGTGTAAGCCTGTGGTACACACTAAAGGAGTTTCAGTACGTCCACGTCCTTGTACAAAAGCTACGCAAACGGATGGGATTCAGCAAGCGGTTGTACCGATACCGGttccaatttatgttccataTCCAGTACACATGTTTAGTATGCCTTTCCCGGTCCCGATGCCTTTTCCCTTACCAATCCCTGTTCCTATTTTTATACCTACAACAAGAAATAGTGCTAAGGGAATAtttaaagatattaaaagaatacaAGAAAAGATACCAGCTGATCCTTTCGAAGCTGAGCTTCTTATGATGGCAGAGATGGTtgcaacagaaaaaaaaactaacGAAAGTGATTCCGATTCTGCGGATGATAG GGATGAAGATAATGGTGATCGTGATAATTCGCACAGTGGAGGTTTTAGCCCAGAAGGAGTTGATTCCAGTAATACGTTCGGTGATGATATGTTACAAATGGCTTTAAAAATGGCAACTGGTGAATTAGATGAACCAGCAGTTGATTTAGAAGCTGCTTTAACTCCAAACACAATTACTGCTACACAAACACCAACGCAGACTGATGCAGCTATGGAAAATGATG TTCAGTCGGAGCGACTGATTATTTCTTCCCGCGGAAGAAAACGAATGGTTCCATATAAGCCGCGATCTACCCCAAATAAACGAGGAAGGCGTGTATCTGGAGCAAATGATATACCTTTGATGCCACCTCCCGAAGCACAACCTCCGCCTCAACCACGTATTATAGAACCCATAGAAAAACCAGATGCAAACATGGCATTAAAATATACTTTTGGAGTAAATGCGTGGAGACAATGG GTAGTTACAAAAAATGCTGAACTAGAAAAACAAAGTACCCCAATGAgaaagatgaaattatttaaaacagatCTTTTACAACTCACCGCGGACGAGTTAAATTATTCATTGTGTCTTTTTGTAAAAGAAGTTAGAAAACCAAATGGAGCAGAGTATGCGCCTGACACGATATATTATCTTTGTTTAG gAATACAACAGTATTTATTTGAGAATAATAGAATAGATAACATTTTCACGGATTCGTACTACGAAAAATTTACAGATTGTTTGAATGAAGTTGCAAAAAAATTTTCTGTTCTCTACAACGACGCAC AATATATTGTTACACGAGTTGAAGAAGAACATTTATGGGAATGCAAACAATTAGGTGCTCATTCTCCTCATGTACTTTTAAGTACTTTAATGTTTTTTAACACTAAACATTTTAATCTTGTG ACAGTAGAAGAGCATATGCAGTTATCATTTTCTCATATTATGAAACATTGGAAACGTAATCCTGCCGCCCAACCGGCTGCAACAACAGGAAAGGTTCCAGGTTCTAGAAATGTTCTCCTTCGTTTTTATCCACCACAATCAGCATTGG AAGGTAATTCACGCAAGAAGAAGGTATatgaacaacaagaaaatgaagaa
- the LOC117608227 gene encoding putative E3 ubiquitin-protein ligase makorin-1 isoform X2: protein MADNWTQSVVCRYFKNGICREGNNCRYRHTQEIGNDGSTNETVISSVPPFSSVCRFFKHGVCKFGNQCHFRHNPETIDNNLVNANSIESSSPGQQTSNTSTSTTIKNVKESAHAAEEWVKAPEFVPSSVAGSSSANENSDTLETSASSSLPLSYAQAVNPSGQASSPSLEPLCPYAEATGICRKRNCTYLHGDICELCNRAALHPNNEELRKKHTNACVKQHEVDMELSFAIQRSKDKSCGVCFEIIMEKTSGEQRFGILPNCNHCFCLSCIRKWRQAKQFDNKIIRACPECRVTSDFVCPSMYWVDTKEEKEKLITDYKCALSTKDCKYFNKGRGKCPFGNKCFYLHALPDGTKTDVGPPVRQRRNADANIDILHIYKNNK, encoded by the exons ATGGCCGACAATTGGACACAGAGCGTTGTTTGCCG cTATTTCAAAAATGGTATATGCCGTGAAGGGAATAATTGCAGATATCGTCATACTCAAGAAATTGGGAACGATGGAAGTACCAATGAAACAGTAATTTCTTCTGTCCCACCTTTTAGCAGTGTTTGTCGCTTTTTTAAACATGGCGTTTGTAAATTTGGGAATCAGTGCCATTTTCGTCATAATCCTGAAACTATTGATAATAATTTGGTGAATGCAAATTCAATAGAAAGTTCTTCACCTGGGCAACAGACTTCAAATACTTCAACTTCGACAACAATAAAGAATGT TAAAGAAAGTGCTCATGCAGCTGAAGAATGGGTAAAAGCCCCAGAATTTGTGCCTTCATCTGTAGCTGGTTCATCCTCAGCAAACGAAAATTCTGATACTTTAGAAACATCAGCAAGTTCTTCACTGCCATTATCTTATGCTCAAGCTGTAAATCCATCTGGTCAGGCATCCAGTCCATCTTTAGAACCTCTATGTCCCTATGCAGAAGCAACTGGaatttgtaggaaacgtaattgtacCTACTTACATGGTGATATTTGTGAACTGTGCAATCGAGCTGCACTTCATCCAAATAATGAAGAACTTAGAAAGAAACATACAAAT GCATGTGTTAAACAGCACGAGGTAGATATGGAGCTCTCCTTTGCTATTCAGCGTAGCAAAGACAAGTCTTGTGGAGTTTGCTTTGAAATTATAATGGAAAAGACATCTGGAGAACAGAGATTCGGAATTTTACCAAATTGTAATCATTGTTTTTGTTTAAGTTGTATTAGAAAATGGAGACAAGCTAAACAATTTGACAATAAAATTATAAGAGCCTGTCCAGAATGTCGCGTCACCTCTGACTTTGTATGTCCAAGTATGTACTGGGTAgatacaaaagaagaaaaagaaaaattaataacggATTACAAATGTGCACTGAG CACCAAAGATTGTAAGTATTTCAATAAAGGACGTGGTAAATGTCCATTTGGCAATAAGTGCTTTTATCTCCATGCACTTCCCGATGGCACTAAAACAGACGTTGGTCCACCTGTTCGTCAACGACGCAATGCCGATGCAAACATCGATATTTTACAT ATTTACAAAAAcaacaaataa